One genomic segment of Pandoraea sputorum includes these proteins:
- the leuC gene encoding 3-isopropylmalate dehydratase large subunit, with the protein MGQTLYQKIVRSHTAFDVDAQHVALYADLHIMNEYTSPQAFAGLAEKGLPVRCPQKQMGIVDHVIPTHPVPVDKRTIVIDAAAHQAANFTRNCHKHGIHLFDVTDPEQGIEHVVAPELGLIRPGMVVLCGDSHTTTYGALGALGFGIGTSEVEHVLATQTLIYRVARDMRIHVDGALASGTTSKDLVLYIIARIGAQGARGFVVEYTGAAIEALSAEARMTLCNMTVEAGARGALIAPDTTTLQYVGDHIRDLSGDALEEAKHRWLALRSDEDATFDVTHRFDATDVAPFVTWGTSPDQAIAINARIPSLSEDEGERHNALKALGYMGLDAGQSLDGLPIDHVFIGSCTNARIEDLRAIAEIVRGHKMADGVRAMVVPGSGRVRDQAEREGIADALKDAGFEWRQPGCSMCLAMNDDILKPAQRCASTTNRNFEGRQGRGARTHLMSPAMAAAAAIAGRIVDIRKETAHG; encoded by the coding sequence ATGGGACAAACGCTTTACCAAAAGATCGTGCGAAGCCACACGGCCTTCGACGTCGATGCGCAGCACGTCGCGCTCTATGCCGACCTGCACATCATGAACGAGTACACGAGCCCGCAAGCGTTCGCGGGACTGGCTGAGAAAGGCCTGCCGGTGCGCTGCCCGCAGAAGCAGATGGGGATCGTGGATCACGTCATTCCCACGCACCCGGTGCCGGTCGACAAACGCACCATCGTGATCGACGCCGCCGCCCATCAGGCCGCCAACTTCACCCGCAACTGCCACAAGCACGGCATTCATCTGTTCGACGTGACGGACCCGGAGCAAGGCATCGAACACGTGGTGGCCCCGGAACTGGGGCTGATTCGTCCCGGCATGGTGGTACTTTGCGGCGACAGCCACACGACCACCTACGGCGCACTCGGCGCGCTGGGGTTCGGTATCGGCACATCGGAAGTCGAGCACGTGCTGGCGACGCAAACGCTCATTTACCGCGTGGCACGCGACATGCGAATCCACGTCGACGGCGCGCTGGCGAGCGGCACCACGTCGAAAGACCTCGTGCTGTACATCATTGCCCGTATCGGTGCGCAAGGCGCGCGCGGCTTCGTCGTCGAGTACACGGGCGCGGCCATCGAGGCGCTGTCCGCCGAAGCTCGCATGACGTTGTGCAACATGACCGTCGAAGCGGGCGCGCGCGGTGCGCTCATCGCGCCAGACACCACCACGCTGCAATACGTCGGCGACCACATTCGCGATCTGTCCGGCGACGCGCTGGAAGAGGCCAAGCACCGCTGGCTCGCGCTGCGCTCCGACGAGGATGCGACGTTCGACGTCACGCACCGCTTCGATGCCACCGACGTCGCGCCCTTCGTGACGTGGGGCACGAGCCCCGATCAGGCGATTGCGATCAACGCGCGGATTCCCTCGTTGTCGGAAGACGAGGGGGAGCGGCACAACGCATTGAAGGCGCTGGGCTACATGGGGCTCGACGCCGGTCAGTCGCTCGACGGTCTGCCCATCGATCACGTTTTCATCGGGTCCTGCACCAACGCGCGTATCGAAGACCTGCGCGCGATTGCGGAGATCGTACGGGGTCACAAGATGGCCGACGGCGTGCGTGCCATGGTCGTGCCGGGTTCGGGTCGCGTACGCGATCAGGCCGAGCGTGAAGGCATTGCGGATGCACTGAAAGACGCCGGTTTCGAATGGCGTCAGCCGGGCTGCTCGATGTGCCTCGCCATGAACGACGACATTCTCAAGCCCGCTCAGCGATGCGCGTCGACCACCAACCGCAATTTCGAGGGACGTCAGGGGCGTGGCGCACGCACGCACCTGATGAGCCCCGCCATGGCCGCCGCCGCCGCCATCGCTGGCCGCATCGTCGATATTCGCAAGGAGACCGCTCATGGCTGA
- the leuD gene encoding 3-isopropylmalate dehydratase small subunit: MAEHTIVTGTAAPLPLNNLDTDQIMPKQFLLGIDKSGLARGVLYDLRTNADGTPNDAFVLNRPAYRDARILVAGANFGCGSSREHAVWGLQQSGIEAVIAPSFGEIFYFNAQNNRLLLIVLTPEDIAKLTETVSDPAQNALTIDVERQCVVTANGDAFAFDLPARQKRMFVEGLDMIRMTLKDGDAIGAFEARHRIDFPWMQIDLPRQQRTA; encoded by the coding sequence ATGGCTGAGCATACGATCGTGACCGGCACAGCCGCACCGCTGCCGCTGAACAATCTGGATACGGACCAGATCATGCCCAAGCAATTTCTGCTCGGCATCGACAAGTCCGGCCTCGCGCGCGGTGTGCTGTACGACCTGCGCACGAATGCCGACGGCACGCCCAACGACGCGTTCGTTCTGAACCGTCCCGCCTATCGCGACGCCCGCATTCTGGTGGCCGGGGCCAACTTCGGTTGCGGGTCGAGCCGTGAGCACGCGGTGTGGGGTTTGCAGCAATCGGGGATTGAAGCGGTCATCGCACCGAGCTTCGGCGAGATCTTCTACTTCAACGCGCAGAACAACCGTCTGCTATTGATCGTGCTCACCCCGGAGGACATCGCAAAGCTGACCGAGACAGTAAGCGATCCCGCGCAGAACGCGCTGACCATCGACGTCGAGCGCCAGTGCGTGGTGACGGCAAACGGAGACGCATTCGCGTTCGATCTGCCGGCGCGTCAGAAGCGCATGTTCGTGGAAGGTCTCGACATGATCCGCATGACGCTCAAGGACGGCGATGCCATCGGCGCATTCGAAGCCCGCCATCGCATCGATTTCCCCTGGATGCAAATCGATCTGCCCAGACAACAACGTACCGCCTGA
- a CDS encoding 2-hydroxycarboxylate transporter family protein: protein MKSQAAQASATPLATPSLMSKFTIGGAPLPMFVAIAVITGLAAVTGRLPADMIGGFAVLMIAGMLLGEIGGAIPVFKHIGGPAILCLFVPAALLGNGLMDDAILKAITVTMKTANLQYLYIACLVAGSMLGMNRKILIQGFLKMFVPLLIGTLAAIAAGCLAGLLFGFSPRHTFFFIVMPILGGGIGEGILPLSIGYSEITGEAQGHLIATMVPAALIGNVVAILSAGLLKRFGEKRPHYNGNGMLVRSGEDRALLEGQNVEHALDLRLMGHGLLLACTLFILGALLAPVTGIPGPVLMIVAAAVLKVSRLIPESMETGAYQMYKFMSTNLTFAILVGLGTLFVSWDKLVGAFSTAYFVICASTVIAMVVSGFFVGMWLKMFPVESAIVTACHSGLGGTGDVAILSSSNRMGLMPFAQISTRIGGAGMVVIATLLMKFWH from the coding sequence ATGAAAAGCCAGGCCGCTCAGGCGAGCGCGACGCCGCTCGCCACCCCCTCTCTGATGTCGAAATTCACCATCGGCGGCGCACCGCTGCCGATGTTCGTCGCCATTGCCGTCATCACTGGCCTTGCGGCTGTCACCGGACGCCTGCCTGCCGACATGATCGGCGGCTTCGCGGTGCTGATGATCGCAGGCATGTTGCTCGGCGAGATCGGCGGCGCGATTCCGGTCTTCAAGCACATCGGCGGCCCTGCGATCCTCTGCCTGTTCGTACCGGCCGCCTTGCTCGGCAACGGGCTGATGGACGACGCGATCCTCAAGGCCATCACCGTCACGATGAAGACGGCCAATCTGCAATATCTCTATATCGCGTGTCTGGTCGCGGGCAGCATGCTCGGCATGAATCGAAAGATCCTGATTCAGGGCTTTCTGAAGATGTTCGTGCCGCTGCTGATCGGCACGCTCGCGGCCATTGCCGCCGGATGTCTCGCAGGATTGCTGTTCGGCTTCAGCCCGCGTCACACGTTCTTCTTCATCGTGATGCCGATTCTCGGCGGCGGTATCGGCGAGGGCATTCTGCCGTTGTCGATCGGCTATTCGGAGATTACGGGCGAGGCGCAGGGGCATCTGATTGCGACGATGGTCCCCGCCGCGCTCATCGGCAACGTCGTGGCGATTCTTTCGGCGGGGCTGCTCAAGCGCTTCGGCGAGAAGCGTCCGCATTACAACGGCAACGGCATGCTGGTGCGCAGTGGCGAAGATCGCGCACTGCTCGAAGGGCAGAACGTAGAACACGCGCTGGATCTGCGTTTGATGGGACACGGTTTGCTGCTGGCCTGCACGCTGTTCATTCTTGGTGCATTGCTTGCGCCTGTGACCGGCATTCCGGGGCCGGTGCTGATGATCGTCGCAGCGGCGGTGCTGAAGGTCTCGCGCCTGATTCCGGAAAGCATGGAGACCGGTGCGTATCAGATGTACAAGTTCATGTCGACGAATCTGACGTTCGCGATTCTGGTCGGACTCGGGACGTTGTTCGTGTCGTGGGACAAACTCGTCGGCGCGTTTTCGACGGCCTACTTCGTGATCTGCGCGTCGACGGTGATCGCGATGGTCGTCTCCGGATTCTTCGTCGGCATGTGGCTGAAGATGTTCCCGGTCGAGTCTGCCATCGTCACCGCCTGTCATAGCGGTCTTGGCGGCACGGGCGACGTGGCAATTCTGTCGTCATCGAATCGCATGGGACTGATGCCGTTCGCGCAGATTTCAACGCGTATCGGCGGTGCCGGGATGGTGGTGATCGCAACGCTGCTGATGAAGTTCTGGCATTGA
- a CDS encoding transporter, whose translation MFAELAHNAYGCDQAGLIYGYRFTDGAPPQPVDSTEALAWLAKGEHADGFLWLHFNFAHAACEKWLKQQMHLPEEFYESLSEGSRSTRIEHSDDWLLAVINDVIFAFDIAQSEISTLRVAANARLLVTGRVKPLRSIDKLRASVKRGDAFRSPLALLVHLLRDQADVLERIVRETSRRVDTVEDRLLQQRIESNRADLGSLRRVLVRLQRLLAPEPAALFRLLSRPPIWGHADDVQEFRQATEEFAVVLNDLSALLERIKLLQEEIAAMVSERTDRTIYTLTVVTVLALPINIVAGFFGMNVGGIPLSDHPHGFWVLVFIVATGTAAAGWWAFRRRPD comes from the coding sequence ATGTTCGCCGAATTAGCTCACAACGCATATGGCTGCGATCAGGCGGGTCTGATCTACGGCTATCGTTTCACTGACGGCGCGCCCCCGCAACCGGTCGATTCGACCGAGGCATTGGCGTGGCTGGCAAAAGGCGAGCACGCCGACGGCTTCCTCTGGCTGCATTTCAATTTCGCGCACGCCGCGTGCGAGAAGTGGCTCAAGCAGCAGATGCACCTGCCCGAAGAGTTCTACGAGAGCCTGAGCGAAGGGTCGCGCTCCACGCGCATCGAACATTCCGACGATTGGCTGCTGGCCGTCATCAACGACGTGATTTTCGCGTTCGACATCGCGCAGTCCGAGATCTCGACGCTGCGTGTGGCGGCCAACGCCCGCCTGCTCGTGACCGGACGCGTAAAACCGCTGCGCTCCATCGACAAGCTGCGCGCATCCGTCAAACGTGGCGACGCCTTCCGCTCGCCGCTCGCTTTACTCGTGCACCTGCTGCGCGATCAGGCGGACGTACTTGAGCGCATCGTACGCGAGACGAGCCGCCGCGTGGACACCGTCGAAGATCGCCTGTTGCAGCAGCGCATCGAGAGCAACCGAGCCGACCTCGGGTCATTGCGCCGGGTGCTCGTTCGTCTGCAACGTCTGCTCGCCCCGGAGCCGGCGGCGCTTTTTCGTCTGCTAAGTCGCCCGCCGATATGGGGCCATGCCGACGACGTTCAGGAATTCCGCCAGGCAACCGAAGAATTCGCCGTCGTCCTGAACGACCTGTCGGCGTTGCTGGAGCGCATCAAGTTGCTTCAGGAAGAAATTGCGGCGATGGTCAGCGAGCGCACCGACCGCACCATTTACACGCTGACGGTCGTGACCGTACTCGCGTTGCCCATCAACATCGTGGCGGGCTTTTTCGGGATGAACGTCGGCGGCATTCCGCTCTCGGATCATCCGCATGGCTTCTGGGTGCTCGTGTTTATTGTGGCGACAGGCACTGCGGCCGCAGGCTGGTGGGCGTTCCGGCGGCGGCCGGACTGA
- the ppk2 gene encoding polyphosphate kinase 2, which yields MTKFDSDADHDAMLARRLQDDLIDSYDEEIEMEIDDLRLPGLNDLSAEARDDRLHYFRELFRLQGELVKLQDWVIRSRHRLVVIFEGRDAAGKGGAIKRITQRLNPRVCRVAALPAPNDRERTQWYFQRYVQHLPAAGEIVLFDRSWYNRAGVEHVMGFCTENEYEEFFRSVPEFEKMLVRSGIQIVKYWFSISDEEQEARFMARIQDPLKQWKLSPMDLESRTRWEKYTVAKEVMLERTHIPEAPWWVVQADDKKRARLNCIHHLLNQVPYHDVERSQVVLPERARSESYMRHPVPPEIIVPEIY from the coding sequence ATGACTAAATTCGATTCCGACGCCGACCACGACGCAATGCTTGCGCGTCGTCTCCAAGATGACCTGATCGACAGCTACGACGAAGAGATCGAGATGGAAATCGACGATCTGCGTCTGCCCGGTCTGAACGATCTCAGCGCCGAGGCGCGCGACGACCGTCTTCACTATTTCCGCGAACTGTTCCGCCTTCAGGGCGAGCTGGTGAAGTTGCAGGACTGGGTCATCCGCAGCCGTCACCGTCTTGTGGTGATCTTCGAAGGCCGCGACGCCGCCGGCAAGGGCGGCGCGATCAAGCGCATCACGCAGCGCCTGAATCCTCGCGTGTGCCGTGTGGCCGCACTACCCGCGCCTAACGACCGCGAACGCACCCAGTGGTACTTCCAGCGCTATGTCCAGCATCTGCCTGCGGCTGGCGAGATCGTGCTGTTCGACCGAAGCTGGTACAACCGCGCCGGAGTCGAGCATGTGATGGGCTTTTGCACGGAGAACGAGTACGAGGAGTTCTTCCGCTCGGTGCCGGAGTTCGAAAAAATGCTGGTGCGCAGCGGCATCCAGATCGTCAAATACTGGTTCTCGATTTCGGACGAAGAGCAGGAAGCGCGCTTTATGGCCCGCATTCAGGATCCGCTCAAGCAGTGGAAGTTGAGCCCGATGGATCTGGAGAGCCGCACGCGTTGGGAGAAGTACACGGTCGCAAAGGAAGTCATGCTCGAGCGCACGCACATTCCGGAAGCGCCGTGGTGGGTAGTGCAGGCCGACGACAAGAAGCGCGCGCGTCTGAACTGCATTCACCACCTGCTCAACCAGGTGCCGTATCACGACGTGGAGCGCTCGCAGGTGGTGTTGCCCGAGCGTGCCCGCAGCGAAAGCTACATGCGCCACCCGGTGCCGCCGGAGATCATAGTGCCGGAGATTTATTGA
- a CDS encoding ATP-binding protein produces MNLRWLLRDSLFARMAWLGIAVLLVMHLVWSALVFYQRPRQQVDGFARGLLVAIQSVDQRAVDPGSLAPPHAVRRVPVAQTPTFTHEVDDERGTRLRHELLSRLPPDTQLHIVNDRKRSNIWVLLPQRDEWIVIELDLPPMPPFVRETVGILIGAVLLALLVAWQMQRPIARLAHAARVIARGRRPALLPEQGPHELRDLTHAFNEMAKRLAEAEDNQAIMLAGIAHDLKSPLTRLRLRADLIDSETSRDGFVRDIASIDHIVQQFLAYARDEADTSPLIGVDAFLREQFPADEESSASGAVSGAVTGPIDRTAEAVDDASLFVSNLRAGPEFMLPRTLLNRVMSNLVDNALEHGEPTVRLATWRDEAMGYIEVSDCGKGIPDDQVALAMRPFVRLDASRGGEGHCGLGLSLVVRLVEGLGGAVRLDRSPGGGLRVTLKLPMFNKSPAL; encoded by the coding sequence GTGAATTTGCGTTGGTTGCTGCGCGACTCGCTGTTCGCGCGCATGGCATGGCTGGGCATTGCCGTCCTGTTGGTGATGCATCTCGTGTGGAGCGCGCTGGTGTTCTACCAGCGCCCGCGCCAGCAAGTCGACGGTTTCGCCCGAGGCTTGCTGGTGGCCATTCAAAGCGTCGATCAGCGGGCTGTCGACCCCGGCAGCCTCGCGCCACCGCATGCCGTGCGTCGCGTTCCTGTGGCGCAAACGCCGACATTCACCCACGAAGTCGACGACGAGCGCGGCACGCGTCTTCGTCACGAACTGCTCTCGCGTCTGCCGCCAGACACCCAACTCCATATCGTCAACGATCGCAAACGCAGCAATATCTGGGTGCTGTTGCCGCAGCGCGACGAGTGGATCGTCATCGAACTCGATCTTCCGCCGATGCCGCCGTTCGTGCGCGAGACCGTCGGTATTCTTATCGGTGCCGTGCTGCTCGCGCTGCTCGTGGCATGGCAGATGCAACGACCCATCGCCCGGCTTGCGCATGCCGCCCGGGTGATCGCCCGCGGACGGCGTCCCGCATTGTTGCCCGAGCAAGGACCGCACGAGCTGCGTGACCTGACCCACGCGTTCAACGAGATGGCCAAGCGGCTTGCCGAAGCCGAAGACAATCAGGCCATCATGCTCGCGGGCATCGCGCACGATCTCAAGTCGCCGCTCACGCGTTTGCGCCTGCGCGCCGATCTCATCGATAGTGAGACTTCACGCGATGGCTTCGTGCGCGATATCGCGTCCATCGACCACATCGTTCAGCAATTTCTCGCCTATGCGAGAGACGAAGCGGACACCAGCCCGTTGATCGGCGTCGACGCGTTCCTACGCGAACAATTTCCGGCAGACGAAGAATCGTCCGCTTCCGGCGCTGTTTCCGGCGCTGTCACGGGCCCCATCGATCGAACCGCCGAAGCCGTCGACGATGCTTCGCTATTCGTCAGCAACTTGCGCGCAGGGCCTGAATTCATGCTGCCGCGCACGCTGCTCAATCGCGTGATGTCGAACCTCGTCGACAATGCGCTTGAGCACGGTGAGCCAACCGTGCGTCTGGCGACATGGCGCGACGAGGCGATGGGATACATCGAAGTCAGTGACTGCGGCAAAGGCATCCCGGACGATCAGGTGGCGCTCGCGATGCGTCCGTTCGTTCGACTCGATGCCTCGCGGGGTGGCGAAGGCCACTGCGGACTCGGGCTGTCGCTCGTCGTACGGCTCGTGGAAGGGCTGGGCGGTGCGGTGCGTCTCGACCGATCGCCCGGCGGGGGATTGCGTGTGACGCTCAAACTGCCGATGTTCAATAAATCTCCGGCACTATGA
- the macA gene encoding macrolide transporter subunit MacA, with translation MTRLLSRFSSFRFTRRRKIGGAVVVLFATLVAWQWPRPTPPAYLFAKVTRADLEDAVLATGVLQPIKQVEVGSQANGQLRSLKVVLGDAVSKGQLLAEIDPTSSDNDLREANAGLTTLAADRRAKTIRHAQAARELARQQQLAHDDATSPRDLEKARTEADALSAELASLDSQISQQKVKVDKARTNLSYTRITAPISGTVTAITTQEGQTVTAIYQIPTILKVADLSMMTIRAQVSEADVVRIRAGQPVYFTILGAPEQRYEGKLRVIQPSPEKINNAIFFNALFDVPNPAGVLRPDMTAQVSIVRARIANALTFPSVALGEKRTDGRYRVRVLDAKGVAHPRWVKVGLDNRLSAQALDGLAEGDRVVTADPTDAPPSGSNDAGTLL, from the coding sequence ATGACGCGCCTCCTTTCTCGCTTCTCTTCTTTTCGCTTTACCCGACGTCGCAAGATCGGCGGCGCCGTCGTCGTCCTGTTCGCAACCCTCGTCGCATGGCAATGGCCCCGGCCCACGCCGCCCGCCTATCTTTTCGCTAAGGTCACCCGCGCCGATCTCGAAGACGCCGTCCTCGCCACCGGCGTCCTTCAACCCATTAAGCAAGTCGAAGTCGGCTCGCAAGCCAACGGACAACTTCGGTCGCTCAAGGTAGTGCTCGGCGATGCCGTCTCGAAGGGGCAACTGCTCGCTGAAATCGATCCGACGTCCAGCGATAACGACCTGCGCGAAGCCAACGCCGGACTCACCACACTCGCTGCCGACCGACGCGCTAAAACCATTCGCCACGCCCAAGCCGCTCGCGAACTCGCCCGTCAACAACAACTCGCCCACGACGACGCCACTTCGCCCCGTGACCTCGAAAAGGCCCGCACGGAAGCCGATGCCCTCTCGGCCGAACTCGCCTCCCTGGACTCCCAGATCAGTCAGCAAAAGGTGAAGGTCGATAAGGCACGCACGAATTTGTCCTATACGCGTATTACCGCGCCCATTAGCGGCACGGTCACCGCCATCACCACCCAGGAAGGCCAGACGGTCACCGCCATCTATCAAATCCCGACGATCCTGAAGGTCGCCGACCTCTCGATGATGACGATTCGCGCGCAGGTTTCCGAAGCCGACGTCGTGCGCATCCGTGCAGGTCAACCCGTCTACTTCACGATCCTCGGCGCCCCCGAACAGCGCTACGAAGGCAAGCTCCGCGTCATTCAACCCTCGCCCGAGAAGATCAATAACGCCATCTTCTTTAACGCCCTCTTCGATGTGCCCAATCCGGCGGGTGTCCTCCGTCCCGATATGACCGCGCAAGTGTCGATCGTGCGTGCGCGTATCGCGAATGCGCTGACGTTTCCTTCCGTCGCCCTCGGCGAGAAGCGCACCGACGGCCGTTATCGCGTCCGTGTGCTCGACGCCAAGGGCGTCGCCCACCCACGCTGGGTGAAGGTCGGACTCGACAACCGCCTGAGCGCGCAGGCCCTCGACGGACTCGCCGAAGGGGATCGTGTCGTGACGGCCGACCCCACCGACGCGCCGCCGTCCGGTAGCAACGACGCAGGAACCCTCCTGTGA